The genomic interval CCGGTGTGCTCGCCGCGGAAGGAACGTGGCGCGCCTCGGCGCAGGCACCGTTGCTGGCCGCGCGCATTGGGTACGCGCTGCGCAGCGCGACGAACGACCGCTCACCGCTTTCGTTGGGCGGCGGACTCTCGCTCGGTCGCCTCACAGTGGACTATGCGTACGAAGGTTTTGAGTTGCTTGGCGGTGCCACGCACCGTGTGGGGCTGCGGTTCGCCGCCGCGCCTCCGGTACGGTGAGCGAGCGCCGTCGCTTGGTACGCACGCGGTGGGGCACCGTGGGACTGACGCTGTTGGCGATTCTGGCTGGCATCGCGTTGCTGGTGGTGGTGACGCCGATGGGTCGTTACCTCGCGCGGGGCGCGTGGGCTGAGGCGGGGATTCTCGCACGCCGCCGGTCGATCGACGCGATGGTGCGCGACAGCGCCACGGTTCCGGCGGTGCGAGCCAAGTTGCAGCTCGTGCTCGAGGCCCGGCGTTTTGCTGTGGACTCGCTGGGGCTTCCCGCAAAGAACGCCTTTACCCAGTACACAGCGTTGGAGCACGACACGCTCGTACTCGTGCTGTCGGGTGCACATCCCGATGCGCTGCGTGCGGTGACGTGGTGGTTCCCCGTAGTGGGACGCGTGCCGTACAAGGGATTTTTTGATTTTGCGCTGGCGCGGCGTGCGGAAAAAGAACTCGCGGCGCAGGGCTTTGATACGTATTTGCGGCCGTCGCCAGCATTTAGCACGCTCGGGTTTTTCAACGACCCTCTGCTCTCGACAACCTTGGGCTCCGATTCGCTAGAGATCGTGAATACCGTGATTCACGAGCTGACGCACAATCGCTTTTATGCGGCGGGGGAAGCGGTGTTCAATGAGAGCTTCGCGAATTTCTCAGGTGCGCGCGGCGCAGAGCGATTCTTCCGTGCGCGTGGCGATACGGCGCGCGCGCGGCGGGTGGCTGCGCGGTGGGCAGATGATGTGCTGCTCGGCGATGTATGGGCGCGGACCTACGACACGCTCGACTCTGCGTTTCGCGCGCATCCGGGTGACGCCGCGCGTGCCGAGCGACTGCGTGCCCGCGACACCGTGTATGCAGCAGCGCGTCGGTGGCTCGTCGATTCGGTGGCGCCGCAGTTGCGCACCATTGATGCGCGGTATGCGTCTCGCGTACGACTCGACAACGCCGCGCTGATGGCGCGTTTCATTTACGCGACGGGGCTCGGTGAGTTCGAGCAGGTGCTCGCGCGCGAGGGCGGGGACGTGCGCCGAGCGTTGGATCGCGTGATCACGGTGGCCGGTGCGGCGGATGTGGCGGCGGCGCGGAGTGACACCGGTGCTGTGAGCGGTTCGCGCGCGGCGGTCCGTGCGTGGCTCGCGCGTACGCCCTAAGCGTTACGCGCCGAAGCGGCCGCGGAGCATCGCGCGCAAGTCGACGACTGGCGGCTGGGCCGCGTCTGGGGCGGGCGTGGGTGCGTCTGGGTTATCGACGACGACGCGTTGCATCATCTCGCGGACGCCGCGATCGAGAAAGCGCGAGATCTGATCAATAGAGTAGTCCGCGCTACGCCGCGAGTCGTACACGTTGAGCGGATACGTGACGAACAGATGGTTGCGTGCGCGGGTCGTGGCCACGTAGAGGAGTCGGCGCTCTTCGTCGATCTCGTCGTCGCTGCCGAGGGCGCGGGACATGGGGAAATACCCATCGACGGCCCAGATGACGAACACGGCGTCCCACTCGCGTCCTTTGCTACTGTGCGCGGTACTGAGCACGAGGACGTCGTCTTCGCTGTCGCTGCCAAAGCCGAGGTCTTGGGTGGCTTGTGGCGGTTCGAGCGCGAGGGCGGAGAGAAAGGCCGCGCGGCTGGGATAGCCAGCGGCAATGGTTTGTAGTTGGTCGAGATCGGAAAGGCGAGGCTCCACGCGGTCGTAGCGTTCGCGGAGGATGTCGTCGTAGAGGCGTCGCACGCGCGCGATCTCCGTGCTCACAATGCCATCGGCTTCGGTGGGATTGCTCCGGAGTTGATCGAGCAGTTC from Gemmatimonadota bacterium carries:
- a CDS encoding aminopeptidase yields the protein MSERRRLVRTRWGTVGLTLLAILAGIALLVVVTPMGRYLARGAWAEAGILARRRSIDAMVRDSATVPAVRAKLQLVLEARRFAVDSLGLPAKNAFTQYTALEHDTLVLVLSGAHPDALRAVTWWFPVVGRVPYKGFFDFALARRAEKELAAQGFDTYLRPSPAFSTLGFFNDPLLSTTLGSDSLEIVNTVIHELTHNRFYAAGEAVFNESFANFSGARGAERFFRARGDTARARRVAARWADDVLLGDVWARTYDTLDSAFRAHPGDAARAERLRARDTVYAAARRWLVDSVAPQLRTIDARYASRVRLDNAALMARFIYATGLGEFEQVLAREGGDVRRALDRVITVAGAADVAAARSDTGAVSGSRAAVRAWLARTP